In Aspergillus fumigatus Af293 chromosome 4, whole genome shotgun sequence, one genomic interval encodes:
- a CDS encoding H(+)-transporting V0 sector ATPase subunit a produces the protein MAPRDTFFRSSDMSLTQLYIANEIGREVVSALGELGQVQFRDLNPDTNAFQRTFTKEIRRLDNVERQLRYFQAQMDKAGIPMRSSTEFSDTLAAPLASEIDELAERSESLEQRIASLNDSYETLKKREVELTEWRWVLREAGGFFDRAHTHTDEIRQSFDNDEAPLLRDVEHQPSRGPNGDAQAHQSFLEMNIGFVAGVIPRDRIGAFERILWRTLRGNLYMNQSEIPEPIIDPTTNEESHKNVFVIFAHGKHIISKIRKISESLGASLYGVDENSELRRDQIHEVNTRLSDVGNVLRNTKNTLDAELTQIARSLAAWMIIVKKEKAVYDTLNKFSYDQARKTLIAEAWCPTNSLALIKSTLQDVNDRAGLSVPTIVNQIRTNKTPPTYVKTNKFTEAFQTIVNAYGIPKYSEANPGLYTVVTFPFLFAVMFGDFGHGALMAMAASAMIFWERKLQKTKLDELTYMAFYGRYIMLMMGLFSMYTGLIYNDVFSKSFTVFPSQWKWPDSIKKGQTVEASLTNSYRYPFGLDWNWHEAENSLLFTNSMKMKMSIILGWAHMTYALCLQYVNARHFKSKVDIIGNFIPGMIFFQSIFGYLVLTIIYKWSVNWEARGQSPPGLLNMLIFMFLSPGTVEEQLYKGQAGVQVVLLLLAVVQVPIMLFFKPFYLRWEHNRARALGYRGLGEHARVSALEDDTDMNGGVSGPRDSMASDGEGVAMIAQDLGDEEHEEFDFSEIMIHQVIHTIEFCLNCISHTASYLRLWALSLAHQQLSIVLWDMTIGGAFEQESPTIRVIMIVVTFYLWFTLTIAILCVMEGTSAMLHSLRLHWVEAMSKHFMGDGIPFAPFSFKTLLEEDPVD, from the exons ATGGCTCCGAGGGACACCTTCTTCCGCTCGTCTGATATGAGCTTGACGCAGCTCTATATCGCCAATGAAATCGGACGAGAGGTTGTTAGTGCTCTAGGAGAACTTGGCCAGGTCCAATTTCGGGAT CTTAACCCCGACACCAATGCTTTCCAGCGGACTTTTACCAAGGAGATTCGTCGGTTGGATAACGTGGAGAGACAACTGC GCTATTTCCAAGCGCAGATGGACAAGGCGGGGATTCCCATGAGATCTTCTACCGAGTTCTCCGATACGTTGGCGGCTCCTCTGGCTTCGGAAATTGACGAACTCGCCGAGCGAAGTGAGAGCCTCGAGCAGAGAATCGCCTCTCTGAACGATAGCTACGAGACACTGAAGAAGCGCGAGGTTGAGCTTACGGAGTGGCGGTGGGTTCTCAGAGAGGCCGGCGGCTTCTTTGATCGCGCTCATACGCATACGGACGAGATCCGACAGTCGTTCGATAATGACGAAGCTCCGCTACTGCGGGATGTTGAACACCAACCTAGCCGTGGACCGAATGGTGATGCCCAGGCTCACCAGTCGTTCCTTGAGATGAACATTGGGTTCGTTGCGGGTGTTATTCCCCGGGATCGTATTGGTGCTTTTGAGCGGATACTTTGGCGAACTTTGCGCGGTAACCTCTACATGAACCAGTCGGAGATTCCCGAGCCGATCATTGACCCGACTACTAATGAGGAATCGCACAAAAACGTATTTGTGATCTTTGCTCACGGAAAGCACATCATTTCGAAAATCAGGAAGATTTCCGAATCCCTTGGGGCTTCGTTGTATGGTGTTGATGAGAACAGCGAGTTGAGAAGGGATCAGATTCATGAAGTGAACACCCGGCTGAGTGATGTCGGCAATGTTTTGCGCAACACCAAGAACACCCTGGATGCAGAGCTTACCCAGATTGCCCGCTCCCTGGCGGCTTGGATGATTAttgtcaagaaggagaaggccgtGTACGATACGCTCAACAAGTTCTCCTATGACCAAGCGAGAAAGACATTGATTGCCGAGGCATGGTGCCCGACCAACTCTCTGGCGTTGATCAAGTCTACCCTGCAAGACGTGAATGACCGCGCTGGACTGAGCGTGCCTACCATTGTCAACCAGATTCGGACGAACAAGACCCCGCCTACCTATGTTAAGACGAACAAGTTTACCGAGGCCTTCCAGACCATTGTCAATGCTTACGGTATCCCTAAGTACTCAGAAGCAAATCCTGGATTGTACACGGTCGTCACATTCCCTTTCTTATTTGCTGTCATGTTTGGTGATTTTGGCCATGGTGCTTTGATGGCAATGGCCGCTTCTGCTATGATCTTCTGGGAACGAAAGttgcagaagacgaagctcGACGAGTTGACCTACATGGCATTCTATGGTCGTTACATTATGTTGATGATGGGCCTTTTCTCTATGTACACCGGCTTGATCTACAACGatgtcttctccaagtcTTTCACTGTCTTCCCTAGTCAGTGGAAATGGCCTGACAGCATCAAGAAGGGACAGACAGTTGAAGCTTCGTTGACGAATAGCTACCGTTACCCGTTCGGTCTGGATTGGAACTGGCACGAGGCTGAGAACTCTCTTCTTTTTACCAACAgtatgaagatgaagatgagtaTTATTCTGGGTTGGGCACAT ATGACATATGCGCTCTGCTTGCAGTATGTCAATGCGCGGCATTTCAAGTCCAAGGTCGACATTATTGGAAATTTCATACCCGgcatgatcttcttccagtcaATCTTTGGTTACCTTGTTCTCACAATCATCTACAAATGGTCTGTCAACTGGGAAGCCCGGGGCCAGTCTCCTCCGGGTCTTCTGAACATGCTCATTTTCATGTTCCTTTCTCCTGGAACTGTGGAAGAGCAACTGTACAAGGGCCAAGCTGGGGTCCAAGTTGTGCTACTGTTGCTCGCTGTTGTTCAAGTCCCAATTATGCTCTTCTTCAAGCCATTCTACCTTCGCTGGGAACACAACCGTGCTCGTGCCCTGGGATACCGAGGCCTTGGAGAGCACGCCCGTGTGAGTGCGCTCGAGGATGACACCGATATGAACGGTGGAGTCTCAGGGCCCCGTGACAGCATGGCCAGCGACGGTGAAGGCGTGGCAATGATTGCCCAGGATCtcggcgatgaagagcatGAGGAATTTGACTTTTCCGAAATCATGATACACCAGGTCATCCACACCATCGAGTTCTGCCTCAACTGTATCTCTCACACCGCCTCGTACCTCCGTCTGTGGGCTCTCTCTCTTGCTCACCAGCAGCTGTCGATTGTCCTGTGGGACATGACCATCGGCGGTGCCTTTGAGCAGGAATCACCTACCATTCGCGTCATCATGATCGTCGTCACCTTCTACCTGTGGTTCACTCTGACAATCGCCATTCTGTGTGTCATGGAGGGTACAAGTGCCATGCTTCACTCCCTTCGTCTACACTGGGTCGAGGCCATGAGCAAGCATTTCATGGGTGATGGCATACCCTTCGCTCCTTTCAGCTTCAAGACTCTCCTTGAAGAGGATCCGGTGGACTAA
- a CDS encoding proteasome activator BLM10: protein MDTAGPKAILTQNVYPPHEISRATSPGGEPAGVNGEGEPKARVRPRTYPYFKYLPYPIEDEAERERNLREILNQLYIAVEAGDFSPGAVHWTRELRGWLSLKFDPTRTERINLVKLYYELSLAPGIDPNVAERFASMFMLLTKRKHYLRPVKDLILDWRPLYKELKAFVLPTESGLVHSTNLKRNVKTLTKLCAFVQLYIDPCELPAMLDEFLPHFSTSFSEGAFVVVGLINLLLPTSPPPQSREDLLPQHYLPTYFHLWSLVNRSKTFDMTFLDYLSRLARDSLPAEHIPFSEYGLFTKEQSALIFTAILRLLEIPVGQSTSPYSALVDISSGLGIMLDRDARKYPVAHHIARWVVMSLAPECADAEDSILTQLEGLIQAVETFFHPSNSGGWTKTLSQLVYYLSDFFLMRWNREQSGEMEVPIGRRLTEPLKRRFVLCLRDVVFMGIYAKSGTAISFSLSTLQNLAFLEPHLILPGALQRIYPSLQGLVEVHRTASSLRALQVLSRIISRTKGYRCHLTTLLGLALPGIDANDLEKTLHALSFIQSACYNIPLFDLTKGREDINCDMLAMQWINGEMGRMEAEGAEVQLNYDTDLSDENEEMILRSSTCGFGDFIVSFLGRVFTLLENLPDASRVRNGSPEENIVNTLPATFMPLLSSLSPEYFDTALSKVVDFVSNHVIHQARDAMAFICNSICKVNPDKALKRFIPVLTQAIRTEIDDNGAGSTRTTGTDVLPRDRALVWNISMLSMCVVHVGDAVLAHRKELFDIAVYMQQKCRGIPTVHISNFIHHLLLNLTGTYTIDYSLYEPEVLAEGITPKLWSYQPDPDNLTVKWHVPKREELEFAVELFQDQAETALRSLTALTNGTASVKRDGSGKDWSDEVSRNLVLLRLILSGISVLFDSKAASKTKDEGVDGIANDVEMSDAKDFPVANGVGDEDPDASLDTSDEATVRPSFHYPTGYPLEENDPLYRCIHDLRERAGWVLHDVHRFLSDKQEDDVPCFAALYSAFRSWFIDVGMERSAHVLDRVTRLLAADIHPYKMSGIRKDYPRPLLVRRANVYHLQRLRHNAAPRPRSRLDEILLLDLAESCVSLYTETRRNAQSAGESALKAIWGSRLLVIPPLLTALQKGIKENDHARIKGALFSLLLSSVAKTVGRHWKYAPTLIRTFIDASAVDKPSVQKICSSAVFQIMDYGRAMERMAVLDRDIVEAIAPKEDVQDQITQKRKSINNKRAIIEKKKADMAEELVNLARVSHWKVASRAATIVITMGLRFDYIASSNLIELVTLGSIDDHPGLRGMYSQALIALFTMIDVRAICGHDYKNYILGNQHFPSKIKVATKRYEEGWTEQYLASFAKPEAEYYIDHDFPGWLVWSDSMPAYKSNLERDIEYDEVEWNVRKQMGKLFDRGWFSKFFMYLKQEPRDPSADKFRMPCAMMLLYAFELMLRDGLTAATFKDIQEEIEAVFEDGSDKHQHRATAEILGALISSVADTSVEKRTLVWEYAFPIVQRIFTDGLTPENSGYWTTFLHMVLQCRDPRRAWPLVDWLASFRLDMTTNAAFKESSKINLLHQCIIDAGWHFQLEKPIVQDFLAHLDHPYKGVREAMGQTLATIYRTRYHESYADLQRLLKAQESASPVGSYAYLPTEEFSKMVRDVFARIEKWRHERSPGQQTPSSYTSGSKTVLLWLDSTLSSYECTQLVPFFPDVFTGQLLHMMDVKEDPELQSLAYHVFRHLPNIPYPAEQDSGFIKSLILIGQTSPSWHQRLRVMINIQIIYFRRLFLLSPIDRDKLFDCVANMLEDTQHEVRAGASATLSGMIRCSPVSLRQRMVSRLQERFTRTLVENPLPKKPKNHARSALASPVSSRSGTPTPEHTRLIIVRHGAVLGLGALIQAFPYDSPPPRWMPEALTTLSNRAASDPGIVGSSVKSIISDFKKTRQDTWHIDAKAFTPDQLEDLSGVLWKSYFA from the exons ATGGACACCGCAGGACCCAAGGCGATTTTGACCCAGAATGTCTATCCCCCGCATGAGATCTCCCGAGCCACTTCTCCTGGTGGTGAGCCCGCGGGGGTGAACGGGGAGGGTGAGCCCAAGGCCCGTGTCCGTCCTCGCACCTACCCTTACTTCAAATACCTCCCATATCCGATAGAAGATGAGGCTGAGAGAGAGCGAAATCTCCGAGAGATATTGAATCAGCTCTACATCGCCGTTGAAGCTGGGGATTTCAGTCCCGGCGCGGTCCACTGGACTCGAGAGCTTAGGGGTTGGCTGTCACTCAAGTTCGACCCCACTCGTACAGAGCGGATCAACCTGGTCAAGCTATACTATGAGCTCTCACTGGCCCCTGGGATTGATCCAAATGTTGCGGAACGCTTCGCTAGCATGTTCATGCTACTTACAAA GCGGAAGCATTATCTACGACCAGTGAAAGATCTCATCTTAGATTGGAGGCCCCTATATAAAGAATTGAAAGCGTTTGTTTTGCCGACAGAGTCGGGTCTAGTGCATTCGACCAACCTGAAGCGTAACGTCAAGACGCTGACGAAGCTTTGTGCGTTCGTTCAGCTCTACATTGACCCATGTGAGTTGCCGGCTATGCTGGATGAATTCCTCCCTCACTTTTCAACGTCTTTCTCAGAAGGTGcctttgttgttgttggttTAATCAATCTACTTCTCCCAACCTCCCCGCCTCCCCAATCTAGAGAAGATCTTCTACCGCAGCATTACCTGCCGACATATTTCCACCTATGGTCGCTCGTCAATCGTTCCAAGACCTTTGATATGACATTTCTGGATTATCTTTCCCGGTTAGCACGAGATTCGTTGCCTGCAGAGCATATACCATTTTCCGAATATGGTCTCTTCACCAAGGAGCAGTCGGCACTCATCTTCACTGCCATCCTGAGACTGCTAGAAATTCCTGTGGGGCAATCGACTTCTCCCTACAGTGCTCTCGTAGATATCTCGTCGGGATTGGGCATCATGCTGGATCGAGATGCCCGAAAATATCCCGTCGCACATCATATTGCTCGATGGGTCGTGATGTCACTCGCGCCGGAATGCGCCGACGCAGAGGACTCAATTTTGACCCAGCTTGAAGGCCTTATTCAGGCTGTGGAAACATTTTTCCATCCTTCCAATTCAGGTGGTTGGACCAAGACATTGTCTCAGCTTGTCTACTATCTCTCTGACTTCTTCCTGATGCGGTGGAACCGAGAGCAGAGTGGTGAGATGGAAGTACCGATTGGTCGCAGGTTGACTGAGCCACTGAAACGCCGTTTTGTGCTCTGCTTGCGCGATGTAGTCTTCATGGGCATTTACGCCAAGAGCGGCACcgccatcagcttctcattGTCTACGTTGCAGAACCTTGCGTTTTTAGAACCGCACCTGATTCTTCCGGGAGCTTTGCAAAGGATATATCCTTCTTTGCAAGGTCTCGTGGAGGTTCATCGCACAGCATCTTCTCTCCGCGCCCTTCAAGTCTTGTCTCGAATCATTTCGCGGACGAAAGGCTACCGCTGCCATCTGACAACCCTGCTTGGGCTCGCTCTACCAGGCATCGATGCCAACGACTTGGAGAAGACTCTTCATGCTCTGTCTTTCATTCAATCAGCGTGCTACAACATCCCCTTATTTGACTTAACAAAGGGCAGAGAAGACATTAATTGTGACATGCTTGCTATGCAGTGGATTAATGGCGAAATGGGGCGAATGGAGGCAGAAGGAGCAGAGGTCCAGCTGAACTACGACACTGACCTGAGCGATGAGAACGAAGAAATGATCTTGCGCTCATCGACATGCGGCTTTGGGGATTTCATCGTTTCGTTCTTGGGGCGTGTCTTCACTCTCCTTGAGAACCTTCCGGACGCGAGTAGAGTGCGGAATGGATCGCCAGAGGAAAACATTGTGAACACCCTTCCTGCAACGTTCATGCCTCTTCTCTCGTCCCTTTCGCCAGAGTACTTCGATACCGCTTTGTCCAAGGTTGTCGACTTTGTGTCGAATCATGTCATTCACCAGGCGCGAGATGCGATGGCCTTTATTTGCAATTCCATTTGCAAAGTGAATCCCGACAAGGCGCTGAAGCGTTTCATTCCGGTCTTGACGCAAGCCATCCGGACTGAGATCGACGATAATGGCGCAGGCTCAACTCGGACGACGGGAACTGATGTTCTCCCGCGGGATCGTGCTCTGGTCTGGAACATCAGCATGCTGAGCATGTGCGTTGTCCACGTCGGAGATGCTGTCCTGGCTCATAGGAAGGAGCTCTTTGATATCGCGGTCTATATGCAGCAAAAATGCAGGGGCATACCGACCGTTCACATATCGAATTTTATTCACCACCTTCTTCTCAACCTTACAGGAACGTATACAATCGACTACTCGCTGTACGAACCTGAGGTCCTCGCCGAGGGAATAACCCCTAAGCTCTGGAGTTATCAACCAGATCCAGATAATCTGACAGTGAAATGGCATGTTCCGAAACGTGAGGAGCTTGAATTTGCTGTTGAACTCTTCCAAGACCAAGCAGAAACTGCTCTGAGATCGTTGACTGCGCTCACCAATGGAACAGCAAGTGTGAAAAGGGATGGTAGCGGGAAAGATTGGTCAGATGAAGTTTCCAGGAATCTTGTCTTGCTACGCCTTATTCTCTCAGGAATCTCTGTTCTCTTCGACAGCAAAGCAGCGTCGAAAACGAAAGATGAAGGAGTAGACGGGATAGCGAATGATGTCGAGATGTCCGATGCAAAAGACTTCCCAGTCGCCAATGGTGTTGGAGACGAGGACCCTGATGCATCACTCGACACGTCTGACGAGGCAACTGTCAGGCCAAGCTTCCACTACCCTACCGGCTATCCTCTGGAGGAGAATGACCCGCTCTACCGTTGCATTCACGATCTTCGAGAGAGAGCTGGCTGGGTCCTACACGATGTCCACAGATTTTTATCGGATAAGCAAGAGGATGATGTACCTTGCTTCGCAGCTCTATACTCGGCATTTCGGTCTTGGTTCATTGACGTTGGCATGGAACGGTCTGCGCATGTTCTCGACAGAGTCACGCGCCTTCTTGCGGCTGATATTCATCCTTACAAGATGAGCGGTATCCGGAAAGACTACCCGCGTCCCCTACTGGTACGGAGAGCCAATGTATACCACTTGCAGCGCCTGAGGCACAATGCCGCCCCAAGACCACGGTCTCGCCTCGACGAAATTCTGCTCCTAGATCTCGCTGAGTCGTGCGTTTCGCTCTACACGGAGACTCGGCGCAACGCTCAGAGCGCTGGCGAATCTGCTCTCAAGGCTATCTGGGGGTCACGACTTCTTGTCATTCCTCCTCTGCTCACAGCCCTTCAGAAAGGTATCAAGGAGAATGATCATGCGCGAATCAAAGGTGCATTGTTCTCTCTGCTGCTGAGTAGCGTCGCGAAAACTGTGGGACGCCACTGGAAATATGCCCCCACTCTGATCAGGACTTTCATTGACGCAAGCGCGGTTGATAAACCATCTGTGCAGAAGATCTGTTCTAGTGCAGTATTCCAGATCATGGACTACGGCCGTGCAATGGAAAGAATGGCTGTGCTTGACAGAGATATTGTGGAAGCAATCGCTCCGAAAGAGGATGTCCAAGACCAAATTACCCAAAAACGGAAGAGTATCAACAACAAGCGTGCTATCAttgagaaaaagaaggctgATATGGCTGAGGAACTAGTCAACCTGGCAAGAGTCTCCCACTGGAAGGTCGCTAGCCGGGCAGCCACCATTGTAATCACAATGGGTCTGAGATTTGACTACATCGCAAGCAGCAACCTCATAGAGCTTGTCACTCTAGGGTCCATCGATGACCATCCGGGGCTGCGTGGCATGTACTCTCAAGCTCTCATTGCATTGTTTACTATGATAGACGTCCGAGCAATCTGCGGCCACGACTACAAGAATTATATCTTGGGCAACCAGCACTTCCCATCCAAAATCAAGGTCGCCACCAAGCGCTACGAAGAAGGTTGGACAGAGCAGTATCTGGCAAGTTTCGCCAAGCCAGAGGCCGAATACTACATTGACCACGACTTTCCCGGATGGCTCGTATGGTCGGATAGTATGCCTGCATATAAGTCTAACCTGGAGCGCGACATTGAATATGACGAGGTGGAATGGAACGTACGCAAACAGATGGGTAAACTATTTGATCGAGGGTGGTTCTCCAAGTTCTTCATGTATCTGAAGCAGGAGCCGCGAGACCCGTCAGCCGACAAATTCCGCATGCCTTGTGCCATGATGCTCCTCTACGCATTCGAATTGATGCTTCGCGACGGGCTCACCGCTGCCACTTTTAAAGATATTCAagaagagattgaagcagTCTTTGAAGACGGTAGTGACAAGCATCAACACAGAGCTACTGCAGAAATCCTTGGTGCACTTATTAGCTCTGTCGCGGATACGAGCGTGGAGAAGAGGACACTGGTTTGGGAATATGCTTTCCCGATCGTGCAAAGAATCTTCACCGATGGATTGACCCCGGAAAATTCAGGCTACTGGACCACTTTCCTTCATATGGTCCTCCAATGTCGGGATCCACGACGAGCTTGGCCCTTGGTTGACTGGCTTGCCAGTTTCAGGCTGGATATGACAACCAACGCAGCCTTCAAAGAGAGCTCCAAGATCAACCTGCTGCATCAATGCATTATAGACGCTGGCTGGCACTTCCAGTTGGAGAAGCCAATCGTCCAAGATTTCCTCGCACATCTCGATCACCCGTACAAGGGAGTCCGTGAGGCAATGGGTCAGACACTTGCAACAATTTACCGTACACGATATCACGAGTCGTACGCGGACCTTCAGCGTCTCCTCAAGGCACAAGAGTCTGCTTCACCTGTCGGCTCATATGCATACCTTCCTACTGAGGAGTTTTCTAAGATGGTGCGCGACGTCTTTGCCCGGATTGAGAAATGGCGCCATGAGAGATCCCCGGGTCAACAGACGCCATCTTCCTACACTTCTGGCAGCAAGACAGTTCTCCTATGGCTCGACTCCACCCTTTCATCTTACGAATGTACGCAGCTTGTTCCATTCTTCCCTGACGTGTTCACAGGGCAGCTTTTGCATATGATGGATGTCAaagaagatccagaactTCAGTCATTAGCCTACCATGTATTCCGTCACTTACCGAATATTCCGTACCCTGCCGAGCAGGACTCCGGGTTCATCAAGTCCTTGATACTCATTGGGCAGACGTCACCCTCATGGCACCAGCGCTTGCGAGTGATGATCAACATCCAGATCATCTACTTCCGCCGTCTGTTCCTACTTTCTCCCATCGATCGGGACAAGTTGTTCGATTGTGTCGCGAACATGCTCGAGGATACACAGCACGAGGTGAGGGCTGGTGCATCAGCTACCCTTTCGGGCATGATACGGTGCTCGCCCGTGTCTCTCCGGCAGCGCATGGTTAGCAGGTTACAAGAGCGCTTCACGAGGACTTTGGTTGAGAACCCATTACCCAAGAAACCAAAGAACCACGCTCGTTCTGCATTGGCTTCTCCAGTCTCCTCTCGGTCCGGCACACCGACTCCCGAACATACTAGACTCATCATTGTCAGACACGGCGCAGTCTTGGGTCTTGGGGCTTTGATACAAGCGTTCCCTTACGATAGTCCACCCCCAAGGTGGATGCCTGAGGCTTTAACCACGCTGAGTAACCGCGCCGCAAGCGACCCTGGCATTGTTGGGTCAAGCGTCAAGTCAATTATCAGTGATTTCAAGAAGACGAGACAAGATACCTGGCATATAGATGCAAAG GCTTTTACGCCAGATCAGCTAGAAGACCTCTCGGGGGTATTGTGGAAGAGTTATTTCGCTTAG